In Candidatus Flexicrinis affinis, the following proteins share a genomic window:
- a CDS encoding sigma-70 family RNA polymerase sigma factor: MTVQQLAMMTPNPPYDPTPDLIAQALRGDQSAYAALYERYAAGVYRLCYSLVFNSQDAEDVLQDSFVYAFKNLQRFDDTRASFKTWLYTIAVSRCRNTYRRKRFPLLDIAQMFGLDVAAPDHESPEAEQARQAARSAVNRALAELSPNLREAVVLRYGQGLTFREIADVMDCPLKTAESRVRLAHERLRGVLNDQGRALLAELLRY; encoded by the coding sequence GTGACCGTACAACAACTAGCGATGATGACTCCCAACCCGCCCTACGACCCCACCCCCGACCTGATCGCGCAAGCACTGCGCGGCGATCAGTCGGCATACGCTGCGCTCTACGAGCGTTACGCGGCGGGCGTGTATCGCCTGTGCTACAGCCTCGTGTTCAACAGTCAAGACGCCGAGGACGTACTGCAAGACTCGTTCGTGTACGCCTTCAAGAACCTGCAACGCTTCGACGACACGCGGGCCAGCTTCAAGACGTGGCTGTACACGATCGCCGTGAGCCGCTGTCGCAACACGTACCGGCGCAAGCGTTTCCCGCTGCTCGACATCGCGCAGATGTTCGGGCTGGACGTGGCCGCGCCGGATCACGAATCGCCGGAGGCGGAGCAGGCGCGGCAGGCCGCGCGCAGTGCAGTCAATCGCGCATTGGCCGAGCTGTCGCCCAACCTGCGCGAGGCGGTGGTGCTGCGCTACGGGCAGGGCCTGACGTTCCGCGAGATCGCCGATGTAATGGACTGCCCACTTAAGACCGCAGAAAGCCGCGTCAGGCTCGCTCATGAGCGCCTGCGCGGCGTGCTGAACGATCAAGGCCGCGCGCTGCTAGCCGAACTGCTGAGGTACTAG
- a CDS encoding TIGR03663 family protein, producing the protein MAATASRQPQHTDYTDPLRGTLIRRFAVRWELVILSVILLLAIFTRLYALGDRAMSHDESLHVYYSYELYMKGDFNHTPLMHGPILFHATALSYALFGDNDFSGRLYAAVLGIALVMTPVLFRRWLGRWGTILACTMLLISPLLLYYNRYIRHDTPSILSAVLMVWAAMMYISGPPDQRRKPRFLYIVSATMLWNLGSKETAFIYIALFGAFFTLYWLFRMAQTVWKIPARQWFNGTMLAIALGGTLAIAMYIIVDIVPLESVSAGAQLEGLTYNLDSRSFVLWTLAAVTSIVLVIVGTLLWAYRGRFSRVPWREFAILTLVVIGVTVGLFIIEELSHITRDQIGIQAPLDPNAVDEGAALTGTIRWFWVLVPWALMAGALALFVVSRRKNAEGKDWWDWLHQFPELDVLWVMGTLILPWATAVFIVSARGTPAEYEAIGTSFGFLSDVLPVQSAMQIGQFIVGGLCWLPLMITAIAAGLTWNWRRFVVCWLIFHSLFAFFFTTVFTNIPGLATGMIYSLQYWLEQQAERRGSQPQYYYTLIILPMYEFLPIIGSVAATFAGTFIFWKRRRRIHDLEDEVVANRKQLALAAVAEGEKPKNSDEADDVPAPVSVNVDTSAIEARNAEIDTQLTRMRRLDEVPFLLLVGFWAVLNIIFYTLAGEKMPWLGTHMTTPMIFLTAWFFGRMFDRIDWGLLRKAGWISLLIFPLGLAAVFQLVVLQLTGQGPFQGVAQFQLEWTYSWLAAAAVAIGVAWGYTYIRRLTNGRHVRQLFAVATFSVLGLVTFRSAWMASFIYYDYPNEFLVYAHATNGTKEVMRAMEDISRRTTDGLRLRFAYDHKLSWPGAWYFRQYSNAVYMGESPTLQVMENATVVLVGDENRNVVEPLLEDRYQRFDFKRMWWPMQEYFGMTATRMVDLFDMTDPQSAQMRHGMWDIFWQRDYTKFGEATGRTFTFDRWPVAENMYMYVRKDVAAQVWPYGIGDGSVLNPIDTIEVSPCVANWQQYPALTVFDTAPLGGALDSPLGIDVTSDGRVFVAEVNGNRISEFTSNGEYVRSFGEQGPADRPGPFFERPHSVEVLANGSIVVVDTWNYQIRVFDHDMQQTARWGQALTVGINAPAEPYDGFWGPREVAIGPSDGLIYIADTGNKRIRVYTPQGEWVRDIGRGGSGEGQIDEPTGIVVHPDGRVFIAETWNRRIGVFSADGTFIDSYPVRAWYEDFGNRPYLALDAARDFLYVADPDGGRVLVYSATDGACIGAFGRLNREFPNTAEFSTIGGIDTDLEGNVYVVDLTQGRVLKFPPFPTPETGSIEDPPGVGIPVDIPPVETPEVQG; encoded by the coding sequence ATGGCAGCTACCGCATCCCGCCAGCCCCAGCACACCGACTACACCGACCCGCTGCGCGGCACATTGATTCGACGCTTCGCCGTGCGCTGGGAACTGGTAATCCTGTCGGTCATCCTGCTGCTGGCGATCTTCACCCGGCTGTATGCGCTCGGCGATCGCGCCATGAGCCACGACGAATCGCTCCACGTGTACTACTCGTACGAGCTGTACATGAAAGGCGACTTCAACCACACGCCGCTGATGCACGGCCCGATCCTGTTCCACGCCACGGCGCTGAGCTACGCGCTGTTCGGGGACAACGATTTCAGCGGGCGGCTGTACGCGGCGGTGCTGGGCATCGCACTGGTGATGACGCCGGTGCTGTTCCGGCGCTGGCTCGGCAGGTGGGGGACGATTCTGGCCTGCACCATGCTGCTGATCTCGCCGCTGCTGCTGTACTACAACCGCTACATCCGGCACGACACGCCGTCGATCCTCTCGGCAGTGCTGATGGTGTGGGCGGCCATGATGTACATCAGCGGCCCGCCCGACCAGCGGCGAAAACCGCGCTTCCTGTACATCGTTTCCGCCACCATGCTGTGGAACCTCGGCAGCAAGGAGACGGCATTCATCTACATCGCGCTGTTTGGCGCGTTCTTCACGCTGTACTGGCTGTTCCGTATGGCTCAGACCGTCTGGAAAATCCCGGCGCGGCAGTGGTTTAACGGCACTATGCTGGCGATTGCCCTTGGCGGGACGCTCGCCATCGCCATGTACATCATCGTCGACATCGTCCCGCTCGAGTCTGTCTCTGCCGGGGCACAGTTGGAGGGCCTGACCTACAACCTCGACTCGCGCAGTTTCGTGTTATGGACGTTGGCCGCGGTGACGAGCATTGTGCTGGTCATCGTCGGCACGCTGTTGTGGGCCTACCGCGGGCGGTTCAGCCGCGTGCCGTGGCGCGAGTTCGCCATCCTGACTCTCGTGGTCATTGGCGTCACGGTCGGCCTGTTTATTATCGAGGAACTGTCACACATCACGCGCGACCAGATCGGCATTCAAGCCCCGCTCGACCCGAACGCGGTCGACGAGGGGGCCGCCCTCACGGGCACCATCCGCTGGTTCTGGGTGCTGGTGCCGTGGGCGCTGATGGCCGGCGCGTTGGCGCTGTTCGTCGTGTCGCGCCGAAAGAACGCCGAAGGCAAAGACTGGTGGGACTGGCTGCATCAGTTCCCCGAGCTTGACGTGCTGTGGGTGATGGGCACGCTGATTCTGCCATGGGCGACCGCCGTGTTCATCGTGTCGGCGCGCGGCACGCCGGCCGAATACGAGGCGATCGGCACCAGCTTCGGCTTCCTCAGCGACGTGCTGCCGGTGCAGTCAGCGATGCAGATCGGGCAGTTCATCGTCGGCGGCTTGTGCTGGCTTCCGCTGATGATCACCGCCATTGCCGCCGGCTTGACATGGAACTGGCGACGCTTCGTCGTGTGCTGGCTGATCTTCCACAGCCTGTTCGCGTTCTTCTTCACGACCGTTTTCACCAACATCCCCGGCCTCGCCACCGGCATGATTTACAGTTTGCAGTACTGGCTGGAGCAGCAGGCCGAGCGCCGCGGCAGTCAGCCGCAGTACTACTACACGCTGATCATCCTGCCGATGTACGAGTTCCTGCCGATCATCGGGTCGGTCGCGGCAACGTTCGCCGGCACGTTCATCTTCTGGAAGCGCCGCCGCCGCATCCACGACCTCGAAGACGAGGTCGTCGCCAACCGCAAGCAGTTGGCGCTGGCGGCCGTCGCTGAGGGCGAAAAGCCCAAGAATTCCGACGAAGCGGACGATGTGCCCGCGCCTGTCTCCGTGAACGTCGATACGTCGGCGATCGAAGCGCGCAACGCCGAGATCGACACGCAGCTCACACGGATGCGCCGACTCGACGAGGTGCCGTTCCTGCTGCTGGTCGGCTTCTGGGCGGTGCTCAACATCATCTTCTACACGCTGGCCGGCGAGAAAATGCCATGGCTCGGCACGCACATGACCACGCCAATGATCTTCCTGACGGCGTGGTTCTTCGGGCGCATGTTCGACCGCATCGACTGGGGCCTGCTGCGCAAGGCGGGTTGGATCAGCCTGCTGATCTTCCCGCTTGGGCTGGCGGCGGTGTTCCAGTTGGTCGTCTTGCAGCTTACCGGACAAGGACCGTTTCAGGGCGTCGCGCAGTTCCAGCTCGAGTGGACGTACTCGTGGCTGGCGGCCGCTGCCGTCGCGATCGGCGTGGCGTGGGGTTACACCTACATCCGGCGCCTGACCAACGGGCGGCACGTCCGCCAGTTGTTCGCCGTAGCTACCTTTAGCGTGCTGGGGCTGGTCACGTTCCGCTCGGCGTGGATGGCCTCGTTCATCTACTACGACTATCCCAACGAGTTCCTCGTGTATGCGCACGCCACCAACGGCACCAAAGAGGTTATGCGGGCGATGGAGGACATCAGCCGCCGCACGACCGACGGCCTGCGCCTGCGCTTTGCCTATGACCACAAGCTGAGCTGGCCGGGCGCGTGGTATTTCCGGCAGTATTCGAACGCGGTCTATATGGGCGAGTCGCCCACGCTGCAAGTCATGGAGAACGCGACGGTCGTACTGGTCGGCGACGAGAACCGCAACGTAGTCGAGCCGCTGCTGGAAGACCGTTACCAGCGCTTCGACTTCAAGCGCATGTGGTGGCCGATGCAGGAATACTTCGGCATGACCGCCACGCGTATGGTCGACCTGTTCGACATGACCGACCCGCAGTCGGCGCAGATGCGGCACGGCATGTGGGACATCTTCTGGCAGCGCGACTACACCAAATTCGGCGAGGCGACCGGCCGCACGTTTACGTTCGACCGCTGGCCGGTGGCCGAGAATATGTATATGTACGTGCGCAAGGACGTGGCCGCGCAGGTGTGGCCGTATGGCATCGGCGATGGCAGCGTGCTCAACCCGATCGACACGATCGAGGTCAGCCCGTGCGTCGCCAACTGGCAGCAGTACCCGGCCCTGACGGTATTCGACACCGCGCCGCTGGGCGGGGCGCTCGATTCACCGCTCGGCATCGATGTCACCAGCGACGGGCGCGTATTCGTGGCGGAGGTCAACGGCAACCGCATCTCCGAGTTCACGTCCAACGGTGAGTACGTCCGCAGCTTCGGCGAGCAGGGCCCGGCCGACCGCCCCGGCCCATTCTTCGAGCGCCCGCACAGCGTCGAGGTTCTGGCGAACGGCTCGATCGTGGTGGTCGATACGTGGAACTACCAGATTCGCGTGTTCGATCATGACATGCAGCAGACGGCGCGCTGGGGGCAGGCGCTGACCGTGGGCATCAACGCCCCGGCCGAGCCATACGATGGGTTCTGGGGGCCGCGCGAGGTCGCGATCGGCCCGTCCGACGGCCTGATCTACATCGCCGACACCGGCAACAAGCGTATCCGCGTCTACACGCCGCAAGGCGAATGGGTGCGCGACATCGGGCGCGGCGGCAGCGGCGAAGGCCAGATCGACGAGCCGACCGGCATCGTCGTCCATCCCGACGGGCGCGTGTTCATCGCGGAAACGTGGAACCGGCGCATCGGCGTCTTCTCCGCCGACGGCACGTTCATCGACAGCTATCCCGTGCGCGCGTGGTACGAGGACTTCGGCAATCGGCCGTACCTGGCGCTGGATGCCGCCCGCGACTTCCTGTACGTCGCCGATCCGGACGGCGGGCGCGTGCTGGTCTACAGCGCGACGGACGGCGCGTGTATCGGCGCGTTCGGCCGGCTCAACCGCGAGTTCCCGAACACGGCCGAGTTCTCGACTATCGGCGGCATCGACACCGACCTCGAAGGCAACGTGTACGTGGTCGACCTGACACAGGGCCGCGTGTTGAAGTTCCCGCCGTTCCCGACCCCCGAGACCGGCAGCATCGAAGATCCGCCGGGCGTCGGCATTCCGGTCGACATCCCGCCGGTCGAAACGCCGGAAGTTCAGGGGTAG
- a CDS encoding aminotransferase class V-fold PLP-dependent enzyme: protein MRDLFLLDPTVTFLNHGSFGATPRAVFETYQRWQLELERQPVEFLGRRHDGLLDAARARLAEYVHAPAVDNLVYVVNATWGVNVVARSIALQPGDEIVSTNHEYGACVNAWLHACDRTGAKWVEAQIPLPLPSDEEIVEIVWSRVTPRTKVLYLSHITSSTASTFPVAALCKRARAAGILSVIDGAHVAGQIPLDLAAIDPDVYTGNLHKWLCSPKGAGFLYARPEHHAWMHALVISWGYGDPANAGWGMGAPDAPLLVAHHQYQGTRDIAAFLSVPAAIDFQRDHDWDVVRARCHVLAVEAQQRVSDLTGIPAPVPPDRYAQMALCELPASVDLPTLKRRLYDEHRVEVPVIAWNGRKFIRVSVQGYNTRDDIDALLSALRAMIEERER from the coding sequence ATGCGCGACCTGTTCCTGCTCGACCCGACAGTGACGTTTCTCAATCACGGCTCGTTCGGCGCGACGCCGCGCGCAGTATTCGAGACGTATCAGCGCTGGCAGCTCGAACTGGAACGACAGCCGGTTGAATTCCTCGGCCGACGGCATGACGGCCTGCTTGACGCCGCCCGTGCGCGGCTTGCCGAGTACGTCCATGCGCCCGCTGTCGACAACCTCGTGTACGTGGTAAACGCAACGTGGGGCGTCAACGTGGTAGCGCGGTCGATCGCGCTCCAGCCCGGCGACGAAATTGTGTCGACCAACCACGAATACGGCGCATGCGTGAACGCGTGGCTGCACGCCTGCGACCGCACCGGCGCGAAATGGGTAGAGGCGCAGATTCCGCTGCCACTGCCCTCCGACGAGGAGATCGTCGAGATCGTGTGGTCACGCGTGACGCCGCGCACGAAGGTGCTGTACCTCAGCCACATCACGTCCTCGACGGCGTCGACGTTCCCGGTTGCGGCGTTGTGCAAGCGGGCGCGCGCGGCCGGCATCCTGAGCGTGATCGACGGCGCGCACGTGGCAGGGCAGATTCCGCTCGACCTCGCCGCGATCGATCCGGACGTCTACACCGGGAACCTGCACAAGTGGCTGTGCAGCCCGAAGGGGGCGGGATTCCTGTACGCCCGCCCGGAACATCACGCGTGGATGCACGCGCTGGTGATCAGTTGGGGCTATGGCGATCCGGCCAATGCGGGCTGGGGGATGGGCGCGCCGGACGCGCCGCTGCTGGTGGCGCACCATCAGTATCAAGGCACGCGCGACATCGCCGCGTTCCTGAGCGTGCCGGCGGCGATCGACTTTCAGCGCGACCACGACTGGGACGTGGTGCGCGCCCGCTGCCATGTCCTCGCCGTCGAGGCGCAGCAGCGCGTGAGCGACCTGACCGGCATCCCCGCGCCGGTGCCGCCCGATCGTTACGCGCAGATGGCCCTGTGCGAGCTGCCGGCGTCGGTCGACCTGCCGACGCTCAAGCGCCGGTTGTACGACGAGCACCGCGTAGAGGTGCCGGTGATCGCGTGGAATGGGCGCAAGTTCATCCGCGTGTCGGTGCAGGGGTACAACACGCGCGACGACATCGACGCGCTGCTCAGCGCGCTGCGCGCGATGATTGAGGAAAGGGAACGGTGA
- a CDS encoding glycosyltransferase family 4 protein — MHLAIDASRSTRPYPTGTERYALELIRALIPRTTGHRVTLHFRDPPPADLFPAAEHVAYAVMPQRRLWTHTRLARALYRDRPDLTFVPAHTLPFVMPGRAAVTVHDLGYLHFPHAHPGRSRRYLDLTTRYSARRASIVLADSQATADDLNAFYGVAPDKIRVVYPGVAAPPEGDRAAVRVKHALPERYFAFVGTLQPRKNIARLVQAFTQVHAQHRDVALVFAGAKGWLYDPAWAEGVPGVRLLGYVSDEDKGALLAGSVALTFPTLYEGFGFPVVEAMHAGTAVITSTTSSLPELAGDAGLLVDPEDVDAIAAAMLRVLNDDALRADLVARGGAQAARFTWDACADAALAALLEAAS, encoded by the coding sequence ATGCACCTCGCCATCGACGCCAGCCGTTCCACGCGCCCCTATCCGACCGGCACGGAACGCTACGCGCTTGAACTCATCCGCGCGCTGATTCCGCGTACGACCGGCCATCGCGTCACGCTGCATTTCCGCGATCCACCGCCCGCCGACCTGTTCCCGGCGGCCGAGCATGTTGCGTATGCCGTCATGCCGCAGCGCCGCCTGTGGACGCACACCCGCTTGGCCCGCGCCCTGTACCGCGACCGCCCCGACCTGACCTTTGTGCCGGCGCACACCCTGCCGTTCGTGATGCCGGGGCGCGCCGCGGTCACCGTCCACGACCTCGGCTATCTGCACTTTCCGCACGCGCACCCGGGCCGTTCGCGCCGTTACCTCGACCTGACGACCCGCTACAGCGCGCGCCGCGCTTCGATCGTGCTGGCCGACAGCCAGGCCACCGCCGACGACCTGAACGCCTTCTACGGCGTCGCGCCCGATAAGATTCGCGTGGTGTATCCCGGCGTGGCTGCCCCGCCGGAAGGCGACCGTGCTGCCGTGCGGGTTAAGCACGCGCTGCCGGAGCGCTACTTCGCCTTCGTCGGCACGCTTCAGCCGCGCAAGAATATCGCGCGCCTGGTGCAGGCCTTTACGCAGGTCCACGCGCAGCACCGCGATGTCGCGCTGGTGTTCGCCGGCGCGAAGGGCTGGTTGTACGACCCGGCGTGGGCGGAAGGCGTGCCGGGCGTGCGCCTGCTCGGGTACGTCAGCGATGAGGACAAGGGCGCGCTGCTGGCCGGGTCTGTCGCGCTGACGTTTCCGACATTGTACGAAGGCTTCGGCTTCCCGGTCGTCGAGGCCATGCACGCCGGCACGGCCGTTATCACCAGCACGACCTCCAGCCTGCCCGAGCTCGCCGGGGACGCCGGCCTGCTGGTCGATCCCGAGGATGTCGATGCCATCGCCGCGGCGATGCTGCGCGTGCTGAACGACGACGCACTGCGGGCCGATCTCGTCGCGCGAGGCGGCGCGCAGGCCGCGCGCTTCACGTGGGACGCCTGCGCCGACGCGGCCCTCGCCGCCCTGCTGGAGGCCGCTTCATGA
- a CDS encoding WecB/TagA/CpsF family glycosyltransferase yields the protein MTRILCVQWANIGDLILTTPALTALREAQPDAHVGLLTTPGAAPAVGGLGLADTVYTLPRFGIANAETLRVFRKIRADRYDTIVFFHRLTTRAGAWKYAALAAFSGAKRRIGLDNGRGGFLTDHVPDDGFGAPHQAASWLALVERLGADASPRPCRVAEMPYPLPDAPVRIAVHAGSGDFSMARRWPAELLAQAVDTLADELNAQVVVIGANGDDSPDLIARLKHPALDLTGKTSVPQLAGVLRQCALYVGSDSGVTHVAAAVGTPTVAVFGPTNDAAYGPWSPDGKAVVVRTLPRCAPCSYIDHELGAREGCPARTCLHMVRPDAVIDAARRLLAGEPQPTLPPLPPRPEVETVRILGLPVHAVTFAQWLDLIGSWVRADDGLHHVCTINPEFVMVAQQDPIFRRVLRRADLCVPDGIGLLLAARMLGRRLPERVTGSDGVPRIAERAAQEGWSLFLLGAAEGIAAKAAGILIERYPGLRIAGTFSGSPRREDEDAQVTMINESGADILLVAYGAPKQDAWIARNSPRLNVKMAMGIGGSLDFVAGIIPRAPVWMQRAGIEWLFRLIRQPWRIKRMLRLPRFVWAVLRRGGRGAWEPA from the coding sequence ATGACGCGCATCCTGTGCGTGCAGTGGGCCAACATCGGAGATTTGATCCTCACCACGCCGGCGCTGACTGCGCTGCGCGAAGCCCAGCCCGACGCGCACGTCGGCCTGCTGACCACTCCCGGCGCAGCCCCGGCAGTCGGCGGGCTTGGGTTGGCCGATACGGTCTATACCCTGCCACGCTTCGGCATCGCCAATGCTGAGACTCTGCGCGTGTTCCGCAAAATCCGCGCCGACCGCTACGACACGATCGTGTTCTTCCACCGGCTGACGACGCGGGCCGGCGCGTGGAAATATGCAGCGCTGGCGGCGTTCAGCGGGGCCAAACGACGGATCGGGCTGGACAACGGGCGCGGCGGATTTCTGACCGACCACGTGCCGGATGACGGTTTCGGCGCACCGCATCAAGCCGCCTCGTGGCTTGCGCTAGTCGAACGGCTCGGCGCAGATGCATCGCCCCGCCCATGCCGCGTCGCCGAAATGCCATACCCGCTGCCGGATGCGCCGGTGCGGATCGCGGTCCACGCCGGAAGCGGCGACTTTAGCATGGCGCGCCGCTGGCCGGCCGAACTGCTGGCGCAGGCGGTTGATACGCTGGCCGACGAGCTCAACGCGCAGGTCGTCGTAATTGGCGCTAACGGTGACGACAGCCCCGACCTGATCGCGCGGTTGAAGCACCCGGCCCTCGACCTCACCGGCAAGACATCGGTGCCGCAGTTGGCCGGCGTACTGCGCCAGTGCGCGCTGTACGTCGGCAGTGACAGCGGCGTGACGCACGTTGCCGCCGCGGTCGGTACGCCAACCGTTGCGGTGTTCGGTCCGACCAACGACGCCGCTTATGGCCCGTGGTCGCCGGACGGCAAGGCGGTCGTCGTACGCACGCTGCCGCGCTGCGCGCCGTGCTCGTACATCGATCACGAACTCGGTGCGCGTGAGGGCTGCCCGGCGCGGACGTGCCTGCACATGGTGCGCCCGGACGCCGTGATCGATGCGGCGCGGCGGCTGTTGGCTGGTGAACCTCAGCCGACGCTCCCGCCGCTGCCGCCCCGGCCCGAGGTCGAGACGGTGCGCATCCTCGGCTTGCCTGTTCATGCCGTGACTTTTGCGCAGTGGCTCGACCTGATCGGGTCGTGGGTGCGCGCCGACGACGGCCTGCATCACGTGTGCACGATCAACCCGGAATTCGTGATGGTGGCCCAGCAGGACCCGATATTCCGGCGGGTGCTGCGCCGCGCCGATCTGTGCGTGCCGGACGGAATCGGGCTGCTGCTGGCGGCGCGCATGCTGGGCCGCCGACTGCCCGAGCGGGTGACCGGGTCGGACGGTGTGCCGCGCATTGCCGAGCGCGCCGCACAGGAAGGGTGGTCGCTGTTCCTGCTCGGCGCGGCGGAGGGCATCGCGGCGAAAGCCGCCGGCATCCTGATCGAACGCTACCCCGGCCTCAGAATCGCCGGCACGTTCAGCGGCTCGCCCCGGCGCGAAGATGAGGACGCGCAGGTCACCATGATCAACGAATCGGGCGCCGACATCCTGCTGGTCGCCTACGGCGCGCCCAAGCAGGACGCGTGGATCGCGCGCAACAGCCCGCGCCTCAACGTCAAGATGGCGATGGGCATCGGCGGATCGTTGGACTTCGTCGCGGGGATCATCCCCCGCGCGCCGGTGTGGATGCAGCGCGCGGGGATCGAATGGCTGTTCCGGCTGATCCGTCAGCCGTGGCGGATCAAGCGCATGCTGCGCCTGCCACGCTTCGTGTGGGCCGTGCTGCGGCGCGGGGGCCGCGGCGCGTGGGAACCGGCCTAG
- a CDS encoding esterase family protein, with amino-acid sequence MKIRLVYCCLLVLFMLCGAVVSAQDAPPLIIGDLRAALDAIDDAAPASQQAMVDDLWDALIAAGRVPYVDYNRVMFMYRGEAEVVDWRGDFTNWEHVPELLGRQIGGTDLWVAETALPVNARIEYKIVLDDNAWILDPANPAQAASGFGPNSELRMPYFATTDVSADREGIANGVTSDLLRFDSAALGYTVGYWVYTPAGYDALDDLPVVYVLDGNDFGDPGMGRIVPVLDSLIADGRIVPVIAVLISARDPDVPANNRREDEFLGNREYFKFVAEELVPEIDAAYDSSPLKQNRAIVGTSYGGLASAYLGVLYPDVFDMVAMYSPALVLQDVFDTYEAAEVLPARYFIGTGYPGWDNFVPQDALDFIMAQGAQLMFIQSEEGHSWGMWRAMLDEMLIYFFGRRLSE; translated from the coding sequence ATGAAGATTCGCCTCGTTTATTGCTGTCTGCTTGTGCTGTTCATGTTGTGTGGGGCTGTCGTATCGGCACAAGATGCGCCGCCCCTGATTATTGGCGATTTACGCGCGGCGCTCGACGCTATCGACGATGCCGCACCTGCTTCCCAACAGGCGATGGTCGACGACTTGTGGGACGCGCTGATCGCGGCCGGGCGCGTGCCGTACGTCGACTACAACCGCGTCATGTTCATGTACCGTGGCGAGGCCGAGGTCGTCGACTGGCGCGGCGACTTCACCAACTGGGAACACGTCCCGGAGCTGTTGGGACGCCAAATCGGCGGCACCGACCTGTGGGTCGCAGAAACCGCGCTTCCGGTCAATGCGCGTATCGAATATAAGATTGTGCTGGACGACAACGCGTGGATCCTTGACCCGGCCAACCCGGCGCAGGCGGCCAGCGGTTTCGGGCCGAACAGCGAACTTCGCATGCCGTATTTCGCGACGACCGACGTCAGCGCGGATCGCGAGGGAATCGCAAACGGCGTTACGTCGGATCTGCTGCGGTTCGACAGCGCCGCGTTGGGCTACACGGTCGGGTATTGGGTCTACACGCCCGCCGGCTACGACGCGCTGGACGATCTGCCGGTCGTGTACGTGCTGGACGGCAACGACTTTGGCGATCCGGGTATGGGGCGCATCGTGCCGGTGCTGGATTCACTGATTGCCGACGGCCGAATTGTGCCGGTGATCGCCGTGCTGATCAGCGCACGCGACCCGGATGTTCCGGCGAACAACCGGCGCGAAGATGAGTTCCTCGGCAACCGCGAGTACTTCAAATTCGTGGCTGAGGAACTGGTCCCCGAGATCGATGCGGCCTACGACAGCAGCCCGCTCAAGCAGAACCGCGCCATTGTCGGGACTTCGTACGGCGGTTTGGCGTCGGCGTACCTCGGGGTGCTGTACCCGGACGTGTTCGACATGGTTGCCATGTATTCTCCGGCGCTGGTGCTGCAAGACGTCTTCGACACCTACGAGGCCGCCGAGGTACTGCCCGCGCGCTACTTCATCGGGACAGGCTACCCCGGCTGGGACAATTTCGTGCCGCAGGACGCGCTCGATTTCATTATGGCTCAAGGCGCTCAGTTGATGTTCATCCAGAGCGAGGAGGGGCATTCGTGGGGCATGTGGCGCGCGATGCTGGACGAGATGCTGATCTACTTCTTCGGCAGGCGGCTCAGTGAATAG